The Pseudodesulfovibrio sediminis genome includes the window AGACCAAGGAAGCCATCGGTGAAGTCGCCAAGAAATACGCCCCCATTCATCGCTATTGGGCGCTGGTCGGCAATGGCGCCAACTGCATCGCGGCCCAGGAAGTGCGTATCAAGCTGTCCGAACTCTGCTACAAATCCATCCCCTGCGATGTGACCGAAGACAAGAAACACATCGACCTCTCCACTGAGCCGCTGACGCTGGTCATGGCCTCTGATCTGCCTGAAATGGTGGTCATGGACACGGTGAAGGAAGCGACCATCTTCAAAGCGCACAACGGTTCGCCCATTGTTTTCTGCGCCGAGGATGAGACCCGCTTCGATGGCGTAGCCGAAGCGACCATCAAGGTCCCCCGCGTGGGCGGCGGCCTCGATTTCGTACTGGAAACAGTCGCGGGACACTGGTGGGGCGTAATGGCCGCCAAAGCCATAGACGCTCATGCCGAGCCGTTCCGCAAGGCCCGCGTCCTCATCGGAAAAATGATCGACGGCAGTGCCGACTGGGACAGGAATACCCTGCTGGTCGCGCTCAACAAGTGCAACGAACGCATTGCAGCAGGCGCCACCGACTCGGCCCTGCCCGCTCGGGTTGCCGCGGCACTGGCCAACTACATGCTCTGGCTGATCAACCAATCCTCAGACATCTGTGTCACCGAAGCACGGCTGGCCGACATCCTCACGGTCCTGAACAAGGCCATTGAAGAAATGACCCGCCCCATCGACACCATCCGTCACCAGGCCAAGACCGTCACGGTCGGCATCAGCCGCCCGCAGCAGTAACTCTTTTTGTGGGAGAACAATAAAGTTGTTAACTACACAATAAAGTCGTTAACAGCACAATAAAGTTGTTAACAAAAGCCGCTCCGGTTGCTATAAAGATGGCAAACTAGGAGCGGCTTTTTATGGCCAAGCGATATTCCCATTCCGAAGTGACCTTCCAGCGATGGCTGAGGGAAGGCCGTGGCAGCGGCAGGCAAGACAAGTATAAACCTTGGCTGACGATACGGGACCTCCCTTCCCAAGGTCGATCCCATCGTGTCTTCGGTCACAAGGCACTACGAACCCACCATCTCTTCTCGGATCTCGAACTTGCCGTCTTTCTTCTCTTGGAATGGCAAAAAGATGTTACCGAGATCAGAGAACAATTCCCGCTTCAAATAGAACTTACCCGCGAGATCGCCGAAACACTCGGCATCCCCCACCCGGCAATGTCCGGCGTGCCCCAGTACATGTCGTCGGATTTCCTCGTTGACACCTCCCGCCCCGATGAGCCCAGATTTGCCTTGCAGGCGAAATATTCCAGCGAGCTTCAAAAGCCTCGCGTGATTGAAAAGTTGGAGTTGGAGCGCAGATACTGGGAGCACAAGGGAGTCCCGTGGCGGCTTATCACGGAAAAAGAAATCCCGTCCACCGTGGTTGCCAACATCAAATGGCTCTACCCCGCTCAACGGGACGACATCTCTGAACTCGACCTCGCACTCAGGACGGACTTCTACAGTCATCATTTCGCCCAAAGCAAAGCGACCACGCTCATCGATCTGGCCAAGTCCCTGGATGTCGCATACACCCTATCCCCCGGTGAATCCCTGCGTGAAATCAGACAACTGCTGGCCTTGCGTTGTTTCCTCTTCGACATCCACATTGCCTACCGCAAGCTTGCGCCCATAGAGCTAATTGTCGCCGAAGATACAGCCATGCAGGAGATGCTCCATGTTCAGGGTTAATGAAGTCCTCAAATATGACGAGAGGCTATTCCGTGTCCTTTCGGTGCTCGGGACGCAGCTGGTTTGGATAGACATGGAAGCCCCCAATGCCTTCCCGTCATTGGTTAGTGCCGATGACCTGATGAATGCAATCGATGACGAGACCCTTTTCCGGGCGAAAGACCCATATGCGGAACTCGCCATGGAAATGCCCGAACAAGGAAGCACCGCTCAAATCAAGCGGGACAATAATTATGCCTTGGTTCGGAGGGTTGCCGACGACCCTGAATACTATGACCGTAAAACACTAACCGTTCGAATTAAAGATGTCCTGGCCACCGGAAAAATCTCAAAACCTTACCTCTACAAATTGCTCCGAAGGTATTGGCAAAGAGGGCAAACTCCCAATGCCATGCTTCCAGATTACAAAAATTCCGGCGGGAAAGGTAAAAAGCGTTTAGCGCCCAACAAAAAACTCGGACGACCGCGTAAATTCACGCCCGGAATCGGGGCAATCATTGATGCACAGTCTGAGCGCCTTTTTAGAATAGCCATCGACAAGTACCTGCTTAGAGACAAGGGTTGTAGCTTCCCCTATGCGCACAGGCGATTCAAAGACCTATACGAGCAGTACTTCCCGGACATTAAGGAATGGGAGATGCCGACACGCAGGCAGATGCAGCACTTTTATCAAAGAGAGTACCAATTACCCGAAACGCTGAGGAAGCGGACAAGCAGCATTGAATACAACAAGGATGTCAGGCCGATGTCTTCTACAGCCAACGTGGATGCTCTCGGACCTGGCTCAAGATATGAAATTGATGCGACCATAGCCGACATTTACCTGGTTTCGGACAGCGACAGGCGAAATATAGTCGGGCGGCCAGTCGTCTACTTCGTCATCGACGTCTTTAGCCGCATGATCACCGGCCTCTATGTCGGGTTCGAAAATGCTTCCTACCCAGCAGCACTCCAGGCGCTCGTTATGTCCATGACCGACAAGATCCAGTTCTGCAAAGAATACGGTTTCGAGATCACGGAAGAAGAATGGCCCACTGTCGGATTGCCGGACGCCATATTGGCCGACAGGGGGGAATTGCTGGGACACCAGATCGAATCGCTGGAAGCATGTTTTTCGGTCAGGATAGAAAACACACCTCCATATCGAGGTGACGCCAAAGGCATTGTCGAGCGGAACTTCCGGACGATCCAGGCCGAATTCAAACCATTTGCGCCCGGCGTTGTCGAGAAGACTCTCATAAAGAAGCGCGGTGGACGAGACTACCGGCTGGACGCCAAACTCACCGTACGAGATTTCAAGGAGATTATCATATCCTCCGTGCTAATGCATAACCTCTACGACGTGCTGGAGAAATACGACCGCGATTCCGATATGCCGGCAGATTTGGTCATGACCCCGCTTTTGCTATGGAATTGGGGCATCCAAAACCGCACAGGTCGGCTGAGAACCGCCTCGGAAGAGGCAATCCGCATCAGCCTGATGCCGAGAACGAAAGCTACCGTATCCGAACTGGGAGTATCTGTCTTTGGCGTTCACTACACTTCTAGGGAAATCATCAAACACGGCTGGCTCCATAGGGCCAAGGGGGTGCGCAGACCGGTTGGATTGCAAGCGGCATACGATCCGTCTTCAGCCGACACAATCTACCTGTTCCCGTCACAAAACAGCGGTGATTACTGGCAGTGCAACTTGGCGCAACGTTCACGGGAATTTGCCGGGGCCTCCTTCTGGGATGTCTGGCAAATCAAGGATAAGCAGAAAAAAGTCACTGCCCAAAGTCGGTTAGAAATGGAAACGCAAAAGCGAAAGCACGAACGCTTCATTGCGGGCAAAATCAAAGAAGCCGAGGAACGGGCTCCGGATACGGATGGCATGAACAATGCCAAGAGAATCGGCAGCATTCGCAGCAATAAGGAACAGGAGAAGCGACGGGAAAGAAGCCCCTTGATCAGCAAGTCGCCCCAACGGAACTCATCGACAGGTGCCAAAGTGACACCCCTCCATGGCAATGACATTGAAAGCGGCGAGTACCCCGACTTCATTGATGAACTTTTCGGAGACGAGGAGAACTAAATGGCACTCCCACTTAACATGGTAAAAGCGGTATATCAGGAATCGGCTATCGCTCAATATCGAGGAAATCCTTTTATCGAGGCCCTGCCGCCGACTCTTTCCTTGAAGCAGGTCAGGGCTGGCCTGACCGGTTCTGTCCAGTATGACCTCAAAGACATTTTTGCTGAAGGGCGAGACAGAGCGCATATGATTGCCTCGTTGCTCGATGATTTCTTTCAGCCGCTCGCTCTGCATGTACAACTCGAAGCGAAGTTATCAATAATGATAAGAAAGGGATACGTTGGAAGAAACCTAGAAGACGGTTCGCTCAATGCCCATATGCAAAACGGGTATGAGCGCATTATGACCGGCGACCTAGACGTCTTTCCTTTCCATCAGGTAAAATCAACGGCTTCGAGTTCGTTGCTGATCGGCTGCTCAGGAAGCGGAAAAAGCACATCGTTGGACAGAATCCTTTCGACGTATCCGCAAGTCATTTTCCATGAGAACCACAATTTTACCCAAGTCGTTCATCTCAAGGTGGATTGCCCGCACGACGGCTCTCTGAAAAGCCTGTGTATTCATTTCTTCAGAGCCTTGGACCGTGTTCTGCATACGGATTATGAGACCAAGTACGTCAAAAAAGGGCATGGGATCGAGACTCTTTTAGCCCAGATGAGCCAGGTGGCAAACGCGCATGCAATTGGAGTGCTCGTCATAGACGAAATCCAGCACCTCAGTCGAAAACGTTCCGGCGGCGTAGAGAAAATGCTCAATTTTTTCGT containing:
- a CDS encoding TnsA endonuclease C-terminal domain-containing protein, yielding MAKRYSHSEVTFQRWLREGRGSGRQDKYKPWLTIRDLPSQGRSHRVFGHKALRTHHLFSDLELAVFLLLEWQKDVTEIREQFPLQIELTREIAETLGIPHPAMSGVPQYMSSDFLVDTSRPDEPRFALQAKYSSELQKPRVIEKLELERRYWEHKGVPWRLITEKEIPSTVVANIKWLYPAQRDDISELDLALRTDFYSHHFAQSKATTLIDLAKSLDVAYTLSPGESLREIRQLLALRCFLFDIHIAYRKLAPIELIVAEDTAMQEMLHVQG
- a CDS encoding transposase family protein, whose protein sequence is MFRVNEVLKYDERLFRVLSVLGTQLVWIDMEAPNAFPSLVSADDLMNAIDDETLFRAKDPYAELAMEMPEQGSTAQIKRDNNYALVRRVADDPEYYDRKTLTVRIKDVLATGKISKPYLYKLLRRYWQRGQTPNAMLPDYKNSGGKGKKRLAPNKKLGRPRKFTPGIGAIIDAQSERLFRIAIDKYLLRDKGCSFPYAHRRFKDLYEQYFPDIKEWEMPTRRQMQHFYQREYQLPETLRKRTSSIEYNKDVRPMSSTANVDALGPGSRYEIDATIADIYLVSDSDRRNIVGRPVVYFVIDVFSRMITGLYVGFENASYPAALQALVMSMTDKIQFCKEYGFEITEEEWPTVGLPDAILADRGELLGHQIESLEACFSVRIENTPPYRGDAKGIVERNFRTIQAEFKPFAPGVVEKTLIKKRGGRDYRLDAKLTVRDFKEIIISSVLMHNLYDVLEKYDRDSDMPADLVMTPLLLWNWGIQNRTGRLRTASEEAIRISLMPRTKATVSELGVSVFGVHYTSREIIKHGWLHRAKGVRRPVGLQAAYDPSSADTIYLFPSQNSGDYWQCNLAQRSREFAGASFWDVWQIKDKQKKVTAQSRLEMETQKRKHERFIAGKIKEAEERAPDTDGMNNAKRIGSIRSNKEQEKRRERSPLISKSPQRNSSTGAKVTPLHGNDIESGEYPDFIDELFGDEEN